The Edaphobacter sp. 12200R-103 genome contains a region encoding:
- a CDS encoding TonB-dependent receptor, producing MKRMTAELSRVRTSGILLRLFLALAILLSATNTAFCQVERATITGVVNDKAGANIAQATVKVVDEGTNQAITVKTDSSGAYTVGNLTPGGYTVTISSPGFAQQVIRHYTVQVSQIARLDVTLDVGAVTESVEVNSTGPILKSDDATVNQVISPSAVAQLPLNGRNLAQLAVIAPGVTGLNYAPTNTIGSGTRPDELRPGGTTIEANGARDSANKLLLDGIDNTEMIAQTQIVRPSIEALQEFNVITSNAGAEYNRGGGAIVVTSTKQGTNSFHGSIYEYIRNSGVDAKNYFVRPGAPNPRYQLNDFGERLGGPIMRNKAFFFVNYEGYYERSASTLLSTVPTLAMRNGDFRGVAHVYDPTTTDSVTHARQQFSYQGNPDVIDPAKTDPIGRALVNAYPLPDPGTGLTNNLTVYPLKRSNDNRGDARVDYQISPTQTFFARYSVNDTQIQMPNTLNDSIGGNENSFSGPQSNRGQQGVIDYNKVINSSLVGDYRFGFTRFSSYLLPYVLTSPIWSTIPGRLPLPGYQPLGSDIGPVAPIIAPSGYFGEGNSRGEPQIRREHLWENIATLVWQRGKHNLKFGVDIMNYRISETDTPPGQSPFGRFNFDSNFTNNPLSTAGTGNAIASMMLGYPSNTARDFFLPGTAHVNTNEYNVFVSDNWRVTQKLTINAGLHYEVNSPFSDSNDNWVNFNPATAKVEIAGQDGVSHTANWRTDYSSIGPRIGIAYTADPMTVFRLGYGIFYDPQGNQGTTIRQGRQWPFDLIYSTSPGSFFPSNRVSQGFLTPDDLAPIFATPFGTLKGIDHNFKNAMTQQFNLSMQRQLSSSSTFTIGYVGALTHRLSWNQPIDQPTPGPGTIQLRRPFNTQFPNVTAIAYYQSVGVGLYNSLQTTFQQHLARGFFLTANYVWAHAKNDAPYDGGGNGPIPQDPHNRAADYGDSDNDIRSRLNVYGSYELPFGKGRTFLNNSSSVTNAFLSGWRLNLIAVAQSSLPFTVTMNGTSTNTGASSSRVNRVPGAAVYPTKRTVPLWFNPRAFVAPPAYQYGAEPRNSLRGPRETNFDMSMEKQTTFGHEMSLLFRVEAFNVFNHPQFVIPAAAINASGAGAITATSNSARQLQGALRFSF from the coding sequence ATGAAGCGAATGACTGCCGAACTCTCCAGGGTGAGAACAAGCGGTATTCTATTGCGGCTATTTCTTGCGTTGGCGATTCTCTTGAGCGCGACGAACACGGCGTTCTGTCAGGTGGAGCGCGCCACAATTACAGGTGTCGTGAACGATAAGGCCGGCGCCAATATTGCTCAGGCAACGGTGAAGGTGGTTGACGAGGGTACTAATCAGGCAATCACCGTAAAGACCGATTCTTCAGGAGCGTATACGGTGGGTAATCTGACTCCTGGAGGCTACACAGTTACGATCTCCAGTCCTGGCTTTGCCCAGCAGGTGATCCGCCATTACACCGTGCAGGTAAGTCAGATCGCGCGCCTCGATGTAACGCTTGATGTGGGAGCAGTGACCGAGAGTGTCGAAGTCAACAGTACTGGGCCAATTCTTAAGAGCGACGACGCTACGGTCAACCAGGTCATCTCGCCGAGTGCAGTTGCCCAACTGCCTCTCAATGGGCGTAATCTTGCGCAGTTAGCGGTGATTGCCCCTGGCGTGACCGGACTGAACTACGCGCCCACGAATACAATCGGATCCGGCACACGTCCTGATGAACTTCGCCCAGGTGGCACGACGATCGAAGCCAATGGTGCTCGGGATAGCGCCAACAAGCTGCTTCTGGACGGTATAGACAACACAGAGATGATCGCCCAGACCCAGATTGTCCGCCCAAGTATCGAGGCGCTGCAGGAGTTCAATGTGATCACCAGCAATGCTGGTGCAGAATACAATCGAGGCGGCGGCGCTATCGTAGTCACCAGTACCAAACAAGGTACGAATTCATTCCACGGCTCTATTTATGAATACATCCGTAACTCCGGCGTGGATGCGAAGAACTACTTTGTGCGTCCAGGTGCTCCTAATCCTCGTTATCAACTGAATGACTTCGGAGAGCGCCTCGGCGGGCCCATCATGAGGAATAAGGCCTTTTTCTTCGTGAACTATGAAGGATACTACGAACGATCTGCGAGCACTCTTCTCAGCACTGTTCCAACGCTGGCGATGCGCAACGGCGATTTCCGCGGGGTCGCACACGTCTATGATCCTACGACTACCGATTCGGTGACACATGCGCGTCAACAATTTTCTTATCAAGGCAACCCCGATGTGATTGATCCAGCCAAAACGGATCCGATCGGTCGTGCGCTGGTGAATGCTTATCCGCTTCCAGACCCCGGCACCGGGTTGACAAACAATCTGACTGTGTACCCCCTGAAGAGAAGCAATGATAATCGTGGTGACGCTCGCGTGGATTACCAGATATCCCCAACCCAGACATTTTTTGCGCGTTACTCGGTCAACGATACGCAAATTCAGATGCCAAATACGCTCAATGACTCAATTGGCGGTAATGAAAACTCTTTTTCTGGGCCGCAGTCTAACCGTGGACAGCAAGGAGTCATTGACTATAACAAGGTGATCAACTCGAGTCTGGTGGGTGACTATCGTTTTGGTTTCACGCGATTCTCGAGTTATCTGCTTCCTTACGTTCTGACGTCTCCCATCTGGTCGACGATTCCCGGCAGGCTCCCGCTTCCGGGATATCAGCCGCTTGGCTCAGATATCGGACCGGTGGCACCCATCATCGCTCCTTCAGGCTACTTTGGTGAGGGCAATTCACGCGGCGAACCACAGATCCGCAGAGAGCACCTCTGGGAGAACATCGCGACGCTGGTCTGGCAGCGTGGGAAGCATAATCTGAAATTTGGTGTGGACATCATGAACTATCGCATTTCTGAAACAGACACTCCCCCGGGCCAGAGTCCGTTCGGCCGGTTTAATTTTGACAGCAACTTTACCAATAATCCGTTGTCGACGGCGGGCACAGGAAATGCTATAGCATCAATGATGCTGGGATATCCGTCGAACACGGCGCGCGATTTTTTCCTTCCTGGAACAGCTCACGTCAATACGAATGAGTACAACGTCTTTGTCTCAGATAACTGGCGCGTGACGCAGAAGCTGACTATCAATGCGGGGCTCCACTATGAGGTAAACTCACCATTCTCCGATAGTAACGATAACTGGGTTAATTTCAATCCCGCGACAGCCAAGGTAGAGATAGCTGGACAGGACGGCGTTTCGCATACGGCGAACTGGAGAACGGACTACTCGTCGATTGGGCCACGCATCGGCATTGCATACACTGCAGATCCGATGACGGTCTTCCGCTTGGGGTATGGGATTTTCTATGATCCTCAGGGAAATCAGGGAACCACTATTCGGCAAGGACGTCAATGGCCATTTGATCTCATCTATTCAACCTCTCCCGGAAGCTTCTTTCCTTCGAACCGTGTTTCGCAAGGTTTTCTTACGCCGGACGACCTAGCACCAATCTTTGCGACTCCTTTCGGTACTCTGAAGGGAATCGATCATAACTTTAAAAATGCTATGACACAGCAGTTCAATTTGAGCATGCAGCGGCAGCTTAGCAGTAGTTCCACATTCACCATTGGGTATGTTGGAGCCTTGACGCATCGGCTTTCGTGGAATCAGCCGATCGACCAGCCAACCCCAGGTCCTGGTACGATCCAGCTCCGCCGTCCTTTCAATACTCAATTCCCGAACGTCACTGCGATTGCCTACTATCAATCTGTCGGCGTGGGCCTCTATAACTCTCTTCAGACCACGTTCCAGCAGCACCTGGCGCGTGGGTTCTTTCTTACGGCAAACTACGTGTGGGCTCACGCAAAAAATGATGCTCCTTACGACGGGGGCGGCAATGGACCTATTCCGCAGGATCCGCATAATCGGGCGGCCGACTATGGGGATTCAGACAATGATATTCGCAGCCGTTTGAACGTGTACGGCTCGTACGAGCTTCCGTTTGGCAAGGGAAGAACGTTCCTAAATAATTCTTCGTCCGTTACGAATGCATTCCTGTCCGGTTGGCGCCTAAACCTTATTGCGGTGGCTCAGTCCAGCCTGCCTTTCACGGTAACGATGAATGGTACTTCCACCAATACGGGAGCATCGAGCAGCAGAGTCAACCGGGTTCCAGGAGCAGCGGTTTATCCCACTAAGCGAACCGTTCCTTTGTGGTTCAACCCAAGAGCTTTTGTAGCGCCTCCGGCCTACCAGTACGGCGCAGAGCCGCGCAATTCTCTGCGGGGGCCACGTGAGACGAACTTCGACATGTCGATGGAAAAACAGACTACCTTCGGACACGAAATGAGTCTGCTCTTTCGCGTGGAGGCCTTCAATGTCTTCAACCATCCGCAGTTCGTAATTCCTGCCGCAGCAATTAATGCCAGCGGCGCGGGAGCAATTACGGCAACGTCGAACTCGGCTCGTCAATTGCAAGGTGCGTTACGGTTCTCTTTCTAG